In Mytilus edulis chromosome 4, xbMytEdul2.2, whole genome shotgun sequence, the following proteins share a genomic window:
- the LOC139521837 gene encoding protein FAM184A-like isoform X2 — protein MNQFKFDSGDSAKKTFEFRMSKKVSELTQVVHMLFTRNHEKEVEIEAMKEAFEYEILLVQEDAQGRIDNLETKRLELELELDRERKAGENRLKSALKNESDSREEEWKAKLIASEKNLLEEKAECQNLRDLLINAQRDIEKLRQGVADQLASKNEEILRKNQELDKLRKLVANLEKTQVETEIHYKEIIRDIEKTNEKLEKELQQLQALLEETHRNKMKLEEKNAKLETDLKNLRKDFSRKVAEVVASQKMQHHQQLQQVQSHQQPSTRLSPGAFTSHHSCTNKVGRSKLYDPRKDYNDELEKLRREVQRYRMELSNRDNNFNRVFSTQQPLTVDPRAGKIGMSSQQVIASHRSNEPLLSKEKSFSYAFVQSIDDSKRPSSSRASSAASRLPVLSQEQKTRLTKLMRPKPLSKEALYS, from the exons ATGAATCAGTTCAAGTTTGACTCTGGCGATTCCGCCAAGAAGACGTTCGAGTTTCGGATGTCAAAAAAAGTTTCCGAATTGACTCAAGTTGTTCATATGCTGTTTACCCGTAATCATGAGAAAGAAGTCGAAATTGAGGCTATGAAAGAAGCCTTTGAATATGAAATATTATTAGTGCAAGAAGACGCACAGGGTAGAATTGACAATTTAGAAACTAAACGATTGGAATTAGAACTGGAATTAGACAGAGAACGAAAAGCTGGAGAAAATCGTCTGAAAAGTGCTCTGAAAAATGAATCAGACAGTCGAGAGGAAGAATGGAAGGCCAAATTAATAGCAAGTGAAAAAAATTTGCTTGAAGAAAAAGCCGAGTGCCAAAATCTTAGAGATCTTTTAATAAATGCTCAGAGAGATATCGAAAAATTAAGACAGGGTGTAGCTGATCAGCTTGCTAGTAAAAACGAAGAAATTCTTAGGAAAAACCAGGAATTAGATAAATTAAGGAAATTAGTTGCTAATTTAGAAAAGACCCAGGTTGAAACAGAAATTCATTATAAAGAAATTATACGTGATATTGAAAAAACTAATGAAAAGTTAGAAAAAGAACTTCAACAGTTGCAAGCATTGTTAGAAGAGACACATAGGAATAAAATGAAACTTGAGGAAAAGAATGCTAAATTAGAAACGGATTTGAAAAATTTGCGGAAAGACTTTAGTAGAAAAGTTGCAGAAGTAGTAGCTAGTCAAAAAATGCAACATCATCAGCAACTACAACAAGTTCAAAGCCATCAACAGCCGTCAACAAGGCTGTCTCCTGGAGCTTTCACG TCACATCATTCATGTACAAACAAG GTTGGACGTTCAAAATTGTATGATCCTAGGAAG GATTATAACGATGAATTGGAAAAATTACGACGAGAGGTTCAGCGATATCGGATGGAGCTCAGTAACCGTGACAATAACTTCAATAGAGTATTCTCTACTCAACAACCTCTTACTGTGGACCCTAGAGCAGGAAAAATCGGGATGAGTTCACAGCAAGTGATTGCTTCACACAGGAGTAATGAACCACTGTTATCAAAAGAGAAGTCGTTTTCATATGCCTTTGTACAATCGATAGATGATTCC AAAAGACCGTCCAGTTCAAGGGCCTCTTCTGCAGCATCAAGGTTACCAGTGCTTTCACAGGAACAGAAGACTCGTCTAACAAAACTTATGCGACCTAAACCATTATCGAAAGAGGCTTTGTATAGTTAA
- the LOC139521837 gene encoding paramyosin-like isoform X1: MNQFKFDSGDSAKKTFEFRMSKKVSELTQVVHMLFTRNHEKEVEIEAMKEAFEYEILLVQEDAQGRIDNLETKRLELELELDRERKAGENRLKSALKNESDSREEEWKAKLIASEKNLLEEKAECQNLRDLLINAQRDIEKLRQGVADQLASKNEEILRKNQELDKLRKLVANLEKTQVETEIHYKEIIRDIEKTNEKLEKELQQLQALLEETHRNKMKLEEKNAKLETDLKNLRKDFSRKVAEVVASQKMQHHQQLQQVQSHQQPSTRLSPGAFTREDRVRSSRSPIPSNSAKRRNSRDSRQIAPKRDEDYNDELEKLRREVQRYRMELSNRDNNFNRVFSTQQPLTVDPRAGKIGMSSQQVIASHRSNEPLLSKEKSFSYAFVQSIDDSKRPSSSRASSAASRLPVLSQEQKTRLTKLMRPKPLSKEALYS; the protein is encoded by the exons ATGAATCAGTTCAAGTTTGACTCTGGCGATTCCGCCAAGAAGACGTTCGAGTTTCGGATGTCAAAAAAAGTTTCCGAATTGACTCAAGTTGTTCATATGCTGTTTACCCGTAATCATGAGAAAGAAGTCGAAATTGAGGCTATGAAAGAAGCCTTTGAATATGAAATATTATTAGTGCAAGAAGACGCACAGGGTAGAATTGACAATTTAGAAACTAAACGATTGGAATTAGAACTGGAATTAGACAGAGAACGAAAAGCTGGAGAAAATCGTCTGAAAAGTGCTCTGAAAAATGAATCAGACAGTCGAGAGGAAGAATGGAAGGCCAAATTAATAGCAAGTGAAAAAAATTTGCTTGAAGAAAAAGCCGAGTGCCAAAATCTTAGAGATCTTTTAATAAATGCTCAGAGAGATATCGAAAAATTAAGACAGGGTGTAGCTGATCAGCTTGCTAGTAAAAACGAAGAAATTCTTAGGAAAAACCAGGAATTAGATAAATTAAGGAAATTAGTTGCTAATTTAGAAAAGACCCAGGTTGAAACAGAAATTCATTATAAAGAAATTATACGTGATATTGAAAAAACTAATGAAAAGTTAGAAAAAGAACTTCAACAGTTGCAAGCATTGTTAGAAGAGACACATAGGAATAAAATGAAACTTGAGGAAAAGAATGCTAAATTAGAAACGGATTTGAAAAATTTGCGGAAAGACTTTAGTAGAAAAGTTGCAGAAGTAGTAGCTAGTCAAAAAATGCAACATCATCAGCAACTACAACAAGTTCAAAGCCATCAACAGCCGTCAACAAGGCTGTCTCCTGGAGCTTTCACG AGAGAAGATAGAGTACGATCATCACGTTCACCTATTCCATCCAATTCTGCAAAGAGAAGAAATAGCCGTGATTCAAGGCAAATTGCCCCAAAGCGCGATGAG GATTATAACGATGAATTGGAAAAATTACGACGAGAGGTTCAGCGATATCGGATGGAGCTCAGTAACCGTGACAATAACTTCAATAGAGTATTCTCTACTCAACAACCTCTTACTGTGGACCCTAGAGCAGGAAAAATCGGGATGAGTTCACAGCAAGTGATTGCTTCACACAGGAGTAATGAACCACTGTTATCAAAAGAGAAGTCGTTTTCATATGCCTTTGTACAATCGATAGATGATTCC AAAAGACCGTCCAGTTCAAGGGCCTCTTCTGCAGCATCAAGGTTACCAGTGCTTTCACAGGAACAGAAGACTCGTCTAACAAAACTTATGCGACCTAAACCATTATCGAAAGAGGCTTTGTATAGTTAA
- the LOC139521837 gene encoding protein FAM184A-like isoform X4 codes for MNQFKFDSGDSAKKTFEFRMSKKVSELTQVVHMLFTRNHEKEVEIEAMKEAFEYEILLVQEDAQGRIDNLETKRLELELELDRERKAGENRLKSALKNESDSREEEWKAKLIASEKNLLEEKAECQNLRDLLINAQRDIEKLRQGVADQLASKNEEILRKNQELDKLRKLVANLEKTQVETEIHYKEIIRDIEKTNEKLEKELQQLQALLEETHRNKMKLEEKNAKLETDLKNLRKDFSRKVAEVVASQKMQHHQQLQQVQSHQQPSTRLSPGAFTSHHSCTNKDYNDELEKLRREVQRYRMELSNRDNNFNRVFSTQQPLTVDPRAGKIGMSSQQVIASHRSNEPLLSKEKSFSYAFVQSIDDSKRPSSSRASSAASRLPVLSQEQKTRLTKLMRPKPLSKEALYS; via the exons ATGAATCAGTTCAAGTTTGACTCTGGCGATTCCGCCAAGAAGACGTTCGAGTTTCGGATGTCAAAAAAAGTTTCCGAATTGACTCAAGTTGTTCATATGCTGTTTACCCGTAATCATGAGAAAGAAGTCGAAATTGAGGCTATGAAAGAAGCCTTTGAATATGAAATATTATTAGTGCAAGAAGACGCACAGGGTAGAATTGACAATTTAGAAACTAAACGATTGGAATTAGAACTGGAATTAGACAGAGAACGAAAAGCTGGAGAAAATCGTCTGAAAAGTGCTCTGAAAAATGAATCAGACAGTCGAGAGGAAGAATGGAAGGCCAAATTAATAGCAAGTGAAAAAAATTTGCTTGAAGAAAAAGCCGAGTGCCAAAATCTTAGAGATCTTTTAATAAATGCTCAGAGAGATATCGAAAAATTAAGACAGGGTGTAGCTGATCAGCTTGCTAGTAAAAACGAAGAAATTCTTAGGAAAAACCAGGAATTAGATAAATTAAGGAAATTAGTTGCTAATTTAGAAAAGACCCAGGTTGAAACAGAAATTCATTATAAAGAAATTATACGTGATATTGAAAAAACTAATGAAAAGTTAGAAAAAGAACTTCAACAGTTGCAAGCATTGTTAGAAGAGACACATAGGAATAAAATGAAACTTGAGGAAAAGAATGCTAAATTAGAAACGGATTTGAAAAATTTGCGGAAAGACTTTAGTAGAAAAGTTGCAGAAGTAGTAGCTAGTCAAAAAATGCAACATCATCAGCAACTACAACAAGTTCAAAGCCATCAACAGCCGTCAACAAGGCTGTCTCCTGGAGCTTTCACG TCACATCATTCATGTACAAACAAG GATTATAACGATGAATTGGAAAAATTACGACGAGAGGTTCAGCGATATCGGATGGAGCTCAGTAACCGTGACAATAACTTCAATAGAGTATTCTCTACTCAACAACCTCTTACTGTGGACCCTAGAGCAGGAAAAATCGGGATGAGTTCACAGCAAGTGATTGCTTCACACAGGAGTAATGAACCACTGTTATCAAAAGAGAAGTCGTTTTCATATGCCTTTGTACAATCGATAGATGATTCC AAAAGACCGTCCAGTTCAAGGGCCTCTTCTGCAGCATCAAGGTTACCAGTGCTTTCACAGGAACAGAAGACTCGTCTAACAAAACTTATGCGACCTAAACCATTATCGAAAGAGGCTTTGTATAGTTAA
- the LOC139521837 gene encoding protein FAM184A-like isoform X5 — MNQFKFDSGDSAKKTFEFRMSKKVSELTQVVHMLFTRNHEKEVEIEAMKEAFEYEILLVQEDAQGRIDNLETKRLELELELDRERKAGENRLKSALKNESDSREEEWKAKLIASEKNLLEEKAECQNLRDLLINAQRDIEKLRQGVADQLASKNEEILRKNQELDKLRKLVANLEKTQVETEIHYKEIIRDIEKTNEKLEKELQQLQALLEETHRNKMKLEEKNAKLETDLKNLRKDFSRKVAEVVASQKMQHHQQLQQVQSHQQPSTRLSPGAFTDYNDELEKLRREVQRYRMELSNRDNNFNRVFSTQQPLTVDPRAGKIGMSSQQVIASHRSNEPLLSKEKSFSYAFVQSIDDSKRPSSSRASSAASRLPVLSQEQKTRLTKLMRPKPLSKEALYS, encoded by the exons ATGAATCAGTTCAAGTTTGACTCTGGCGATTCCGCCAAGAAGACGTTCGAGTTTCGGATGTCAAAAAAAGTTTCCGAATTGACTCAAGTTGTTCATATGCTGTTTACCCGTAATCATGAGAAAGAAGTCGAAATTGAGGCTATGAAAGAAGCCTTTGAATATGAAATATTATTAGTGCAAGAAGACGCACAGGGTAGAATTGACAATTTAGAAACTAAACGATTGGAATTAGAACTGGAATTAGACAGAGAACGAAAAGCTGGAGAAAATCGTCTGAAAAGTGCTCTGAAAAATGAATCAGACAGTCGAGAGGAAGAATGGAAGGCCAAATTAATAGCAAGTGAAAAAAATTTGCTTGAAGAAAAAGCCGAGTGCCAAAATCTTAGAGATCTTTTAATAAATGCTCAGAGAGATATCGAAAAATTAAGACAGGGTGTAGCTGATCAGCTTGCTAGTAAAAACGAAGAAATTCTTAGGAAAAACCAGGAATTAGATAAATTAAGGAAATTAGTTGCTAATTTAGAAAAGACCCAGGTTGAAACAGAAATTCATTATAAAGAAATTATACGTGATATTGAAAAAACTAATGAAAAGTTAGAAAAAGAACTTCAACAGTTGCAAGCATTGTTAGAAGAGACACATAGGAATAAAATGAAACTTGAGGAAAAGAATGCTAAATTAGAAACGGATTTGAAAAATTTGCGGAAAGACTTTAGTAGAAAAGTTGCAGAAGTAGTAGCTAGTCAAAAAATGCAACATCATCAGCAACTACAACAAGTTCAAAGCCATCAACAGCCGTCAACAAGGCTGTCTCCTGGAGCTTTCACG GATTATAACGATGAATTGGAAAAATTACGACGAGAGGTTCAGCGATATCGGATGGAGCTCAGTAACCGTGACAATAACTTCAATAGAGTATTCTCTACTCAACAACCTCTTACTGTGGACCCTAGAGCAGGAAAAATCGGGATGAGTTCACAGCAAGTGATTGCTTCACACAGGAGTAATGAACCACTGTTATCAAAAGAGAAGTCGTTTTCATATGCCTTTGTACAATCGATAGATGATTCC AAAAGACCGTCCAGTTCAAGGGCCTCTTCTGCAGCATCAAGGTTACCAGTGCTTTCACAGGAACAGAAGACTCGTCTAACAAAACTTATGCGACCTAAACCATTATCGAAAGAGGCTTTGTATAGTTAA
- the LOC139521837 gene encoding protein FAM184A-like isoform X3 — MNQFKFDSGDSAKKTFEFRMSKKVSELTQVVHMLFTRNHEKEVEIEAMKEAFEYEILLVQEDAQGRIDNLETKRLELELELDRERKAGENRLKSALKNESDSREEEWKAKLIASEKNLLEEKAECQNLRDLLINAQRDIEKLRQGVADQLASKNEEILRKNQELDKLRKLVANLEKTQVETEIHYKEIIRDIEKTNEKLEKELQQLQALLEETHRNKMKLEEKNAKLETDLKNLRKDFSRKVAEVVASQKMQHHQQLQQVQSHQQPSTRLSPGAFTVGRSKLYDPRKDYNDELEKLRREVQRYRMELSNRDNNFNRVFSTQQPLTVDPRAGKIGMSSQQVIASHRSNEPLLSKEKSFSYAFVQSIDDSKRPSSSRASSAASRLPVLSQEQKTRLTKLMRPKPLSKEALYS; from the exons ATGAATCAGTTCAAGTTTGACTCTGGCGATTCCGCCAAGAAGACGTTCGAGTTTCGGATGTCAAAAAAAGTTTCCGAATTGACTCAAGTTGTTCATATGCTGTTTACCCGTAATCATGAGAAAGAAGTCGAAATTGAGGCTATGAAAGAAGCCTTTGAATATGAAATATTATTAGTGCAAGAAGACGCACAGGGTAGAATTGACAATTTAGAAACTAAACGATTGGAATTAGAACTGGAATTAGACAGAGAACGAAAAGCTGGAGAAAATCGTCTGAAAAGTGCTCTGAAAAATGAATCAGACAGTCGAGAGGAAGAATGGAAGGCCAAATTAATAGCAAGTGAAAAAAATTTGCTTGAAGAAAAAGCCGAGTGCCAAAATCTTAGAGATCTTTTAATAAATGCTCAGAGAGATATCGAAAAATTAAGACAGGGTGTAGCTGATCAGCTTGCTAGTAAAAACGAAGAAATTCTTAGGAAAAACCAGGAATTAGATAAATTAAGGAAATTAGTTGCTAATTTAGAAAAGACCCAGGTTGAAACAGAAATTCATTATAAAGAAATTATACGTGATATTGAAAAAACTAATGAAAAGTTAGAAAAAGAACTTCAACAGTTGCAAGCATTGTTAGAAGAGACACATAGGAATAAAATGAAACTTGAGGAAAAGAATGCTAAATTAGAAACGGATTTGAAAAATTTGCGGAAAGACTTTAGTAGAAAAGTTGCAGAAGTAGTAGCTAGTCAAAAAATGCAACATCATCAGCAACTACAACAAGTTCAAAGCCATCAACAGCCGTCAACAAGGCTGTCTCCTGGAGCTTTCACG GTTGGACGTTCAAAATTGTATGATCCTAGGAAG GATTATAACGATGAATTGGAAAAATTACGACGAGAGGTTCAGCGATATCGGATGGAGCTCAGTAACCGTGACAATAACTTCAATAGAGTATTCTCTACTCAACAACCTCTTACTGTGGACCCTAGAGCAGGAAAAATCGGGATGAGTTCACAGCAAGTGATTGCTTCACACAGGAGTAATGAACCACTGTTATCAAAAGAGAAGTCGTTTTCATATGCCTTTGTACAATCGATAGATGATTCC AAAAGACCGTCCAGTTCAAGGGCCTCTTCTGCAGCATCAAGGTTACCAGTGCTTTCACAGGAACAGAAGACTCGTCTAACAAAACTTATGCGACCTAAACCATTATCGAAAGAGGCTTTGTATAGTTAA